A genomic stretch from Penicillium digitatum chromosome 4, complete sequence includes:
- a CDS encoding Glucose dehydrogenase, putative, translating to MSTFDFIVVGSGPSGCVLAADLANSTSKPRILLLEAGDNREDRNFRIDGQRWLTFHDQSMNWGFKTIPQADCNNREIDYSRGRCMGGSSSINFGVYSVGARDDYQEWARIVGDETFAWASVQQKYKDLETFHAEIPEGVDRKYVDPKMENHGSEGPLHVGFAREWERDLTDLLSVFEQAGFPLNPDHNSGNPIGMSVLINSAHKGWRSTAGDLVKEKLDNLTIITGAPVQRVLLEGKKAVGVESNGNKYYASKEVLLSAGSLNDPRILMHSGIGPAAQLQKYGIPVVHDAPAIGQGLRDHCFVPMVNTRTATSTDRNAFYGDKAAMEAAQKQWDEDGTGPWAKFACELGIGWFKLTEQLVSTPEFKSLPADEQKYLLQETVPHYEILTHFPAHWVIPDFPNKALNYSCLLVFLYNAQTRGEVTLQSSDPDFPLSFNPKFLAHPFDRRLAIEALRDSFRVAKHESYTKDNVAELAMPKGESDEDLLEYWRQNITSSWHMTGTVKMGTKNDADAVVDPDFRVLGIENLRVADMSVVPVLVNAHVQAAAYVTGAICADKLVREYSL from the exons ATGTCCACCTTTGATTTTATTGTCGTTGGGA GTGGCCCGTCCGGCTGCGTCCTCGCCGCCGACCTCGCTAATTCGACCTCCAAGCCCcgcatcctcctcctcgaaGCAGGTGATAACAGGGAAGATCGCAACTTTCGCATTGACGGTCAGCGATGGCTCACTTTCCATGACCAGTCAATGAACTGGGGATTCAAGACGATTCCGCAGGCGGACTGCAACAACCGTGAGATCGACTACAGTCGCGGTCGGTGCATGGGCGGCTCGAGCTCCATCAATTTCGGCGTGTACAGCGTCGGTGCGCGCGACGATTACCAAGAGTGGGCGAGAATTGTTGGCGATGAGACTTTTGCGTGGGCAAGTGTTCAGCAAAAGTACAAGGATCTGGAGACGTTCCATGCGGAGATTCCAGAGGGCGTAGATAGAAAGTATGTGGATCCGAAGATGGAGAACCATGGAAGTGAGGGCCCATTGCATGTGGGCTTTGCGCGGGAGTGGGAGCGGGATTTGACAGACCTCTTGAGTGTTTTCGAGCAGGCTGGGTTCCCGTTGAACCCAGATCATAATTCAGGAAATCCGATTGGTATGTCGGTGCTGATTAACTCGGCGCACAAGGGATGGCGCTCGACAGCAGGAGATCTGGTCAAAGAGAAACTCGATAATTTGACTATCATTACTGGGGCCCCTGTACAGCGTGTCCTGCTGGAGGGGAAAAAGGCTGTGGGTGTTGAGTCAAACGGGAACAAAT ACTACGCCTCAAAGGAAGTCCTTCTATCCGCCGGCTCGCTAAACGACCCCCGAATCCTGATGCACTCAGGCATAGGCCCCGCTGCCCAACTCCAGAAATATGGAATCCCTGTCGTCCACGATGCACCTGCCATCGGCCAGGGTCTTCGTGATCATTGCTTCGTGCCGATGGTGAACACTCGCACAGCAACCAGCACGGACAGAAATGCCTTTTATGGCGACAAAGCCGCCATGGAGGCTGCGCAAAAGCAATGGGATGAAGACGGGACAGGCCCTTGGGCGAAGTTTGCTTGCGAGTTGGGCATCGGCTGGTTCAAGCTGACCGAGCAGCTTGTTTCCACGCCAGAATTCAAGTCACTTCCTGCAGATGAACAGAAGTATCTTCTTCAAGAAACCGTGCCACACTACGAGATCCTCACCCATTTCCCCGCTCACTGGGTCATCCCGGATTTCCCAAACAAGGCGTTGAACTACTCCTGTCTTCTCGTCTTCTTATACAACGCGCAGACTCGTGGAGAAGTCACACTGCAATCTTCAGACCCTGACTTTCCGCTCTCCTTCAACCCCAAGTTCCTGGCTCACCCGTTCGACCGTCGACTGGCGATCGAGGCCTTGCGCGACTCCTTCCGCGTCGCAAAGCACGAATCCTACACCAAAGATAACGTGGCGGAGTTGGCAATGCCTAAAGGAGAGTCAGATGAGGACCTTCTAGAATATTGGCGGCAGAATATCACGTCAAGTTGGCACATGACGGGAACTGTGAAGATGGGCACAAAGAACGATGCAGACGCAGTCGTGGATCCGGATTTCAGGGTGCTAGGTATTGAGAATCTACGCGTGGCAGATATGTCGGTTGTGCCGGTGTTAGTGAATGCGCATGTTCAGGCCGCTGCGTATGTCACTGGCGCAATCTGTGCGGATAAGTTAGTGAGGGAGTATAGCCTTTAG